CATAATAGATAGAGAGGTTTATGTGGCTCAACCACCTGGGTTTGAAAACAAAACTTTTCCTAACCATGTTTTCAAACTGGCTAAAGCCTtatatggtttaagacaagctcctagagcttggtatgagaggcTTAGCtctatttttattgaaaaacaaatttcaaaGAGGAGCCACTGACACcactttatttattaagaaCTATAATGATCATTTTATTCTTGTGcaagtttatgttgatgatattatCTTTGGTTCGGCTAATGAGGATTTGTGTGCAGATTTGGCTAAGCTTATGACAAATGAATTTGACATGAGCATGATGGGAGAGCTCAATTTCTTTCTAAGCTTTCAAATAAAGCAAACTGCAGAAGGCATattcattcatcaagaaaaatatgcaaaggAACTTGTCAAGAAGTTTGGGCTGGAATGTGCCAAGCCCATGGAACCCCCATGCATCCAAATATCAAGCTTGACAAAGATGAACATGCTAGAGATGTTGATGAGACACGCTATAGAGGGATGATTGGCTCTTTGATGTATCTAACCTCCTCAAGTCCCGATATCATCCAAAGTGTTGGAGTGTGCTCAAGGTTTCAATCAAAGCCTAAAGAATCCCATCTCTCAGCTGTCAAGAGGATCATCCGATATGTGCTTGGTACTACtgattatggtttatggtttcctAAGACTGATTCCTTTCAATTAATGggtttttgtgatgcagattttgctgggGATAGAATTGATAGAAGAAGCACTAGTGACATGTGTTGCTTTCTTGGGAAATCACTCATTGTTTGGTCAAGCAAGAAGCAAGCTACAGTGGCACTCTCAACAGCTGAAGCTGAGCATATTGCAGCCTCCTCTTGTTGTTCTCAATTATTATGGCTAAAAACTCAATTAGCTGACTATAAGCTGAATGTTTCTAATATTCCATTGTTTTGTGACAACACGAGTGCTATAAATATTTCCAAAAACCCTGTTTTtcactcaagaacaaagcacattgaagtTCGATTTCATTCTataagagaacatgtgcaaaatggaaatttaaatatttagtttGTTAATTCTGAAAGTCAACTGGTTGATATTTTCACCAAACCATTGATAGAAGAGAGGTTCTGCAAGTTACGGACTGAACTAGGCATTCTTGCTTCATCTTTGTTCTCTTAATGATTCCGATGTTgagaatttttgtgttttatctcATAAATCGCGTTGAGATTTTTTTGGCAGATGATGAGTAAACTTCATTAATTCACTATGGAGCCTAATGGATTCTTAATTGACCACAATGAATGATAGACCTCACGTGCTGGAGCAGTTGTCGAGCTATGGGCTCTCTTTACTGAAACCATTTGGCCCATTTCAATTCTTGCTTTCTCTATAGTTTGACAACTGCATTTCACTTTCATTCGGcccttcatattttttttaactcatcTAATGGGCTTTCAcattttttattgcttttcaattttcattagGCATCGTTTAATTATGTTTGGTTTCTCTCTCCTGGTATCAACGTCTGAAGGTTACAGCTGTAactttcaatgttttcaaaacaattttaaagttttcatttttatctgttTTCAAGATGCAACCTTTGCACTCCTCCACACTTATATTAACTCCCCACTACATACATTCATTCACATTACTTTCTCCActctttcatcttcttcttcaaaccaGTGCTCTATAAATATGACACGCAAGAAAAGAGCTATCCATAGAGGCTCTCATTGTGGCATCCACACCCACCGTTCTGAACACATTCACTCCTCTCCATCACATTCTCCCACTCATTCTTCCCCTCCATCACCTCCAAACCATACTCTAGACATGGCTCGCACTAAGACAACTGCTCGCCGACCTGGTGTCGCTCTTCACCCTACTCCTCCTCCTCCAAATACCTCTCAGCCAAGTTCATCCAAACCCATTTCTTTAGAGGTAAAAGACCTCTTCACGAAGACGAAGAGATTCCCCCCACTCAGACTCGCCATACCTGCGGTACAATCATTGATTTCCCTCTTCGTTCTGTTTTTTAACCTAAGCTGTCAAACCTCATTGCTTACAAGTCTTCCTATGCTGATTTTTCTCATGAGTCTTTTGATCGTCGTCGTTTTCAATCCCTCATGAACTACCTATTTTTCTGCAAAGACATCCATTATCGCACTCTCTGTCCTCCTAAGCTTGTCAATCTTGACAAACTCCGTAAAAAAGGTCTGAACTTTACACCTCTGTTTGCATGTCAAGGATGGATCCCCATTCTGTTCATCAAGGAGAAAGGTTATCCTAATCTGGTGCAGTAATTCTATAGTAACCTATCTTACAAAGAAGGGAGAATCGCTTCTTTTGTCAAAGATAAGGTGATCATCATTGACAAATACCACCTAGGCAAAGCCCTAGATTATCAGGACAGGGGGTGATGTGTATACGTCAGGTAAGTGGGACGATACTATAAATGTGTCTTACGTTGAAGCTCCGAGTACTGTGTGCGTCAATATCCCTCTCTTAAAAGGTACTATTCCTACTCACAAGTCTCTTGGTCCTATCCGTGCTCAGTTGCACAGGATTGTTATAACCACATCATTTTGTCTCAGCGGGGCTCTCTTCAACGTGTATCATTCTGTGACACACTGGTTCTGTTTGCTCTTCTTTCTAAAActc
The genomic region above belongs to Arachis duranensis cultivar V14167 unplaced genomic scaffold, aradu.V14167.gnm2.J7QH unplaced_Scaffold_165934, whole genome shotgun sequence and contains:
- the LOC127743917 gene encoding secreted RxLR effector protein 161-like encodes the protein MHPNIKLDKDEHARDVDETRYRGMIGSLMYLTSSSPDIIQSVGVCSRFQSKPKESHLSAVKRIIRYVLGTTDYGLWFPKTDSFQLMGFCDADFAGDRIDRRSTSDMCCFLGKSLIVWSSKKQATVALSTAEAEHIAASSCCSQLLWLKTQLADYKLNVSNIPLFCDNTSAINISKNPVFHSRTKHIEVRFHSIREHVQNGNLNI